One Anaerobacillus alkaliphilus DNA window includes the following coding sequences:
- the glnA gene encoding type I glutamate--ammonia ligase — protein sequence MGTKYSAEDIFRLAKEENVRFLRLQFTDLLGIIKNVEVPVSQLEKVLDNKMMFDGSSIEGFVRIEESDMYLYPDLDTWVVFPWTSEKGKVARLICDIYDPTGVPFAGDPRGVLKRVLEEAKVMGFTSFNIGPEPEFFLFKVDEKGEPTMELNDKGGYFDLAPTDLGENCRRDIVLELEDMGFEIEASHHEVAPGQHEIDFKYADAVTTCDNIQTFKLVVKTIARKHGLHATFMPKPLFGVNGSGMHCNMSLFKGNENVFFDPSTDTGLSETAMQFLAGIIKHAEGFTAITNPTVNSYKRLVPGYEAPCYVAWSMRNRSPLIRIPASRGLSTRIEVRSPDPAANPYLAMAAMLAAGLDGIKNKLTPPPSTDRNIYVMNKEERLEAGINDLPATLKEALEKLRANEIITSALGEHALEHFCEAKEIEWDMFRTQVHPWEREQYITNY from the coding sequence ATGGGAACAAAATACTCAGCAGAAGACATTTTTAGACTGGCAAAAGAGGAGAACGTTAGATTTCTTCGCTTACAATTTACTGATTTACTAGGCATTATTAAAAACGTAGAAGTTCCTGTAAGTCAATTAGAAAAAGTATTAGATAATAAGATGATGTTTGACGGTTCTTCAATTGAAGGTTTCGTTCGTATTGAAGAGTCAGATATGTATTTATATCCAGACCTAGATACATGGGTAGTATTCCCTTGGACTAGTGAAAAAGGAAAAGTAGCTCGTTTAATTTGTGATATTTATGATCCAACTGGTGTACCATTTGCAGGTGACCCTCGTGGAGTATTAAAACGAGTATTAGAAGAAGCAAAAGTAATGGGCTTTACATCATTTAACATTGGGCCAGAGCCAGAGTTTTTCTTATTCAAAGTTGACGAAAAAGGCGAGCCAACAATGGAATTAAACGATAAAGGTGGATATTTTGACTTAGCCCCAACTGATTTAGGAGAAAACTGCCGTCGTGATATCGTATTAGAATTAGAAGATATGGGCTTTGAAATTGAAGCTTCTCACCATGAAGTAGCTCCTGGACAACATGAGATTGACTTTAAATATGCAGATGCAGTAACAACTTGTGACAATATTCAAACATTCAAACTAGTTGTTAAAACAATTGCGAGAAAACATGGATTACATGCTACGTTCATGCCAAAACCTTTATTTGGTGTTAATGGATCTGGTATGCACTGCAATATGTCATTATTTAAAGGGAACGAGAACGTATTCTTTGATCCATCAACTGATACTGGTTTAAGTGAAACAGCAATGCAATTTTTAGCAGGTATTATCAAGCATGCTGAAGGCTTTACAGCAATCACGAACCCAACAGTAAACTCTTATAAGCGATTAGTTCCTGGCTATGAAGCTCCTTGTTATGTTGCTTGGTCTATGCGTAACCGCAGTCCGCTAATTCGTATCCCGGCATCACGTGGCTTAAGTACTCGTATTGAAGTACGTAGTCCAGATCCAGCAGCAAATCCTTATTTAGCAATGGCTGCTATGCTTGCAGCTGGTTTAGATGGAATTAAGAATAAGCTTACTCCTCCTCCATCAACAGATCGTAATATCTATGTGATGAACAAAGAAGAGCGTCTAGAAGCAGGTATCAATGATCTTCCTGCAACACTTAAAGAAGCTTTAGAGAAATTGAGAGCTAATGAAATTATCACAAGCGCGCTTGGAGAGCATGCATTAGAGCACTTCTGTGAAGCTAAAGAGATTGAGTGGGATATGTTCCGCACACAAGTTCACCCTTGGGAGCGCGAGCAATATATTACTAACTACTAA
- a CDS encoding MerR family transcriptional regulator, which translates to MGDHIRRNMPLFPIGIVKKLTELTARQIRYYEEHDLVHPSRTSGNQRLFSFNDVDRLLEIKELIDQGINISGIKQVFLMKQQSNQEATNILERNPKVQKELTDQQLRSYLKSELMMAGRFGKASLIQGELSRFFH; encoded by the coding sequence ATGGGAGATCACATTAGAAGGAACATGCCATTGTTCCCAATTGGTATCGTAAAAAAGTTAACTGAATTAACAGCAAGGCAAATACGGTATTATGAAGAACATGATCTAGTACATCCTTCCCGAACAAGTGGAAATCAACGCTTATTTTCCTTTAATGATGTTGATAGGTTATTAGAAATAAAAGAGCTGATAGATCAAGGGATTAACATTTCTGGTATTAAGCAAGTGTTTCTCATGAAACAGCAATCAAACCAAGAAGCTACTAACATCTTAGAAAGAAATCCTAAGGTTCAAAAAGAACTAACGGATCAACAACTAAGAAGTTATCTGAAAAGTGAACTAATGATGGCGGGCCGATTTGGCAAAGCCTCCCTTATTCAAGGAGAGTTATCAAGATTCTTTCATTAA
- a CDS encoding aminotransferase class I/II-fold pyridoxal phosphate-dependent enzyme, with protein MYEQFTNGLKLKQLVKEVEEQIKEVHASIEERIEENQYKVLQAFRSHQVSDFHFTPSTGYGYDDVGRDTLESIYAHVFGGEAAIVRPQIISGTHAIATCLFGVLRPGDELLYITGKPYDTLEEVVGSRGSGNGSLKEFGISYDCVELTNDGRVDFEEVARKMKSNTKVIGIQRSKGYANRPSYTISEIKEMISFVKEIKGDVIVFVDNCYGEFVETMEPCHVGADLIAGSLIKNPGGGIVKTGGYIVGKEKLVDLASYRLAAPGIGKEGGASLYSLQEMYQGFFFAPHIVGQALKGAVFTAAFLEKLQFSTNPKWDAPRTDLIQSVQFDHADKMITFCQGIQQAAAVNAHVTPYPSSMPGYEDEVIMAAGTFIQGASIEFSADGPLRPPYVAYVQGGLTYGHVKIGILTAIDHLMKNQLLKI; from the coding sequence ATGTACGAGCAATTCACAAATGGTTTGAAGTTAAAACAGCTAGTCAAAGAAGTCGAAGAACAAATTAAGGAAGTACATGCCTCTATTGAAGAACGAATTGAGGAAAATCAGTATAAGGTTTTGCAGGCATTTCGAAGTCATCAAGTTTCTGATTTTCACTTTACCCCTTCAACTGGATATGGCTATGATGATGTAGGTAGAGATACACTAGAGTCTATTTATGCTCATGTTTTTGGGGGAGAAGCAGCAATTGTTCGACCGCAGATCATCTCTGGCACTCATGCTATTGCAACGTGTTTATTTGGAGTTTTACGTCCTGGGGATGAGTTATTATATATTACAGGTAAACCATACGACACCTTAGAGGAAGTTGTCGGAAGTCGAGGAAGTGGAAACGGCTCTTTAAAGGAGTTTGGGATTTCCTACGATTGTGTTGAACTGACGAATGATGGTCGAGTGGACTTTGAAGAAGTTGCTAGAAAAATGAAATCAAATACAAAAGTAATCGGCATCCAAAGATCAAAGGGGTATGCTAATCGCCCGTCTTATACGATTAGTGAAATAAAAGAGATGATTTCTTTTGTTAAGGAGATTAAAGGGGACGTCATCGTCTTTGTAGATAATTGTTATGGTGAGTTTGTGGAGACAATGGAGCCTTGTCATGTTGGTGCTGACCTGATTGCGGGTTCGCTAATAAAAAATCCAGGCGGTGGGATTGTTAAAACCGGTGGTTATATCGTTGGTAAGGAAAAGTTGGTTGATTTAGCTTCCTACCGTTTAGCAGCACCAGGCATAGGAAAAGAAGGCGGTGCTTCATTATATAGCTTGCAGGAGATGTATCAAGGTTTTTTCTTTGCTCCTCATATTGTTGGACAAGCATTAAAAGGAGCTGTTTTTACAGCTGCTTTTCTTGAAAAACTTCAATTTTCTACAAATCCGAAGTGGGATGCACCACGCACTGACTTAATTCAATCTGTACAATTTGATCATGCAGACAAAATGATTACATTCTGTCAGGGGATCCAACAAGCAGCGGCTGTAAATGCTCATGTTACTCCGTATCCGAGTTCAATGCCTGGTTACGAAGATGAAGTAATCATGGCTGCAGGAACCTTTATTCAAGGGGCAAGTATTGAATTCTCTGCAGACGGACCGCTTAGACCACCTTATGTGGCTTATGTACAAGGTGGCTTAACTTATGGGCATGTAAAAATAGGGATATTAACAGCAATCGATCACTTGATGAAAAATCAGTTACTAAAAATCTAG
- the hflX gene encoding GTPase HflX, with protein sequence MVETTKSVEEKVLLVGCKLSEIHEERFLYSMEELAALTKTAGGIVFGTVIQNRHSLDRATYIGKGKIEEIVPLVEEQEIDVVIFNDELTTSQVRNLTAQIPARVIDRTQLILDIFSKRANSKEGKLQVELAQLNYLLPRLSGQGHSLSRLGGGIGTRGPGETQLETDRRHIRRRMDEIKEQLKGIVKHRSLYRERRKENRAFQIAIVGYTNAGKSTLHNRLTMADALEEDQLFATLDPLTRRMKLPSGFQTLITDTVGFIQDLPTTLVAAFRSTLEEVCEADFLLHVVDASNEDYFNHEETVMSLLGELNVKDVPMLTVYNKRDAAPASFVPTEGRKSILISALNQGDLHKLSTRIEEELKDSLEYYEAKIHASNGKLLSNCQTSTIIEKQLWVEDEESYILKGYVSSLSSTYKQLQQYKA encoded by the coding sequence TTGGTAGAAACAACAAAAAGTGTTGAAGAAAAGGTGTTACTTGTTGGCTGTAAATTATCTGAAATTCATGAAGAGAGATTTCTTTATTCCATGGAAGAATTAGCAGCACTAACCAAAACGGCTGGTGGAATTGTTTTTGGTACCGTTATACAAAATCGTCATAGTTTAGATCGGGCTACATATATCGGTAAAGGGAAAATTGAAGAAATCGTTCCGCTTGTAGAAGAGCAAGAGATTGATGTTGTTATTTTTAATGATGAACTGACTACAAGCCAAGTTCGTAACTTAACGGCCCAAATTCCTGCTAGAGTTATTGATCGAACGCAGCTTATTTTAGACATCTTCTCAAAGCGGGCAAACTCTAAAGAAGGAAAGCTTCAAGTAGAATTAGCACAGTTAAATTATTTATTGCCACGTTTATCTGGACAAGGTCATTCGTTATCTAGGCTAGGTGGTGGAATTGGGACAAGGGGTCCAGGGGAAACCCAGCTTGAAACTGACCGTAGGCATATCCGTAGAAGAATGGATGAAATTAAAGAGCAGCTTAAAGGAATTGTTAAGCATCGTTCTCTTTATCGTGAACGCCGAAAGGAAAATAGAGCGTTTCAAATTGCCATAGTAGGTTATACAAATGCGGGGAAATCAACACTTCATAACCGTCTAACAATGGCCGATGCTTTAGAAGAGGACCAATTGTTTGCGACCCTTGATCCACTAACAAGAAGAATGAAATTGCCAAGTGGATTTCAAACGTTAATAACTGATACAGTAGGGTTTATTCAAGACCTTCCAACTACATTAGTTGCAGCATTTCGCTCGACACTAGAGGAAGTCTGTGAGGCTGACTTCTTATTACATGTCGTAGACGCATCTAACGAAGATTATTTTAACCATGAAGAAACAGTCATGTCACTTTTAGGGGAACTGAATGTCAAAGATGTACCGATGTTAACAGTTTATAATAAAAGGGACGCAGCTCCGGCTAGCTTTGTACCAACAGAAGGAAGAAAGTCTATCCTCATATCTGCTCTAAATCAAGGTGACCTACATAAGCTGTCAACTCGAATTGAAGAAGAACTAAAAGATAGTCTTGAATATTATGAGGCAAAAATTCATGCTAGTAACGGTAAATTATTGTCCAACTGTCAAACGAGTACAATCATTGAAAAGCAGCTTTGGGTAGAAGATGAGGAAAGTTATATATTAAAGGGATACGTATCTTCTCTATCTTCCACGTATAAACAATTACAACAATACAAGGCATAA
- the spoVK gene encoding stage V sporulation protein K, with translation MERPLSLKSRGQINIVLNQKEMKQTNEMTIKLPDADREKHYILEKIERELEELVGLKEMKRFIKEIYAWLYINKCRKEQGLKVGNQVLHMIFKGNPGTGKTTVARLLAKLFKEMDVLSKGHLHEVERADLVGEYIGHTAQKTRDLVKKAVGGILFIDEAYSLARGGEKDFGKEAIDTLVKAMEDQQHDFVLILAGYSREMDHFLSLNPGLPSRFPITMKFPDYTNDELIEIARKMVDDREYVMEREAELKLRDYLQSLKAERSENFSNGRLIRNIVEKAVRAQAVRLLYLGKYDRETLVTLTKDDFKMEKLLNERK, from the coding sequence TTGGAAAGACCCTTATCACTGAAATCTAGGGGACAAATAAACATTGTCTTAAATCAAAAAGAAATGAAACAAACTAATGAGATGACGATTAAATTACCTGATGCAGATAGAGAAAAGCATTATATACTCGAGAAAATCGAACGAGAATTAGAAGAGTTAGTTGGTCTAAAAGAGATGAAGCGTTTTATTAAGGAAATCTATGCTTGGCTTTACATTAATAAGTGTCGTAAAGAACAGGGGCTAAAAGTTGGAAACCAAGTTTTGCATATGATTTTTAAGGGGAATCCTGGTACTGGAAAAACAACGGTTGCTAGATTATTAGCTAAGTTGTTTAAAGAAATGGATGTATTATCGAAGGGGCATTTACATGAAGTGGAACGAGCGGATTTAGTTGGAGAATATATTGGTCATACGGCACAGAAAACACGAGATCTCGTAAAAAAAGCAGTCGGCGGAATTTTGTTTATTGATGAAGCTTACTCTCTTGCTAGAGGTGGCGAGAAGGATTTTGGAAAAGAGGCAATCGACACGTTGGTAAAAGCAATGGAGGACCAACAACATGATTTTGTATTAATTCTTGCTGGCTACTCTAGAGAGATGGACCATTTCCTATCCTTGAACCCTGGATTGCCTTCCCGTTTCCCAATTACAATGAAATTTCCTGATTATACAAATGATGAATTAATTGAAATTGCAAGAAAAATGGTTGACGACAGAGAATATGTCATGGAACGAGAAGCGGAATTAAAGTTACGAGACTATCTGCAAAGTTTAAAAGCAGAGCGAAGTGAAAACTTTAGCAACGGTAGGTTAATTCGTAACATTGTTGAAAAGGCTGTTCGTGCACAAGCGGTTAGATTGCTTTATCTTGGTAAATACGATCGAGAAACTCTAGTTACATTAACAAAAGATGACTTTAAAATGGAGAAATTGTTAAATGAAAGAAAATAG
- a CDS encoding tyrosine-type recombinase/integrase, whose amino-acid sequence MDTLFQTSLPDFVKDYLFTLVKKKRKPSTIKRYIYDLEDFFLWLKVEKKNQSFATWSNLTSSDLQEYVSLLTNSRKYHPTTTRRVVTVLNQLYKYYDNLGLSKNPILEINIIEIEEPMMTADDFLSESQLNQLFSSLRSTHDLSEKQLKTRPLIIDRNETIFILFAYYGLTLQELTNLTMKHIHFETNSITISTENNKRKVFLSMPHKKLFYQYYETIPKPVRPRYHENDPFLVAFDFQRETYRWVYEEDKPKRLTDIAVQRMIQKEIRRSGLRRGISAQHFRNTYILEAIRKGSSITEIQEKLGLKTDLSLKKYFHYAK is encoded by the coding sequence TTGGATACTTTATTTCAAACCTCTTTACCGGACTTCGTCAAAGATTATCTGTTTACTCTAGTAAAGAAGAAACGTAAACCATCAACGATCAAGCGTTACATATATGACCTTGAAGATTTCTTCCTCTGGCTTAAGGTCGAGAAAAAAAATCAATCCTTTGCAACTTGGAGTAACTTAACCTCTAGTGATCTGCAAGAGTACGTTTCACTACTTACAAATTCAAGAAAGTATCATCCTACAACAACTAGACGTGTAGTAACGGTTTTAAATCAGCTTTATAAATATTATGACAACTTAGGCTTATCCAAAAACCCAATTCTTGAGATAAATATTATTGAAATAGAAGAACCTATGATGACGGCTGACGATTTTTTATCAGAAAGCCAACTTAACCAATTGTTTTCTTCACTCCGTTCTACTCATGATTTATCTGAAAAACAACTAAAGACAAGACCATTAATCATTGATCGTAATGAAACTATTTTTATTTTATTTGCATATTACGGATTAACACTACAAGAACTAACAAATCTTACGATGAAGCATATCCACTTTGAAACAAACAGTATTACGATTTCAACAGAAAACAATAAGCGAAAAGTTTTCCTCTCTATGCCGCATAAAAAACTTTTCTATCAGTACTATGAAACCATCCCCAAACCAGTCCGTCCTCGCTATCATGAAAACGATCCTTTTTTGGTAGCGTTTGATTTTCAAAGGGAAACATACCGATGGGTCTATGAAGAAGACAAGCCAAAGAGATTAACGGATATTGCTGTTCAACGGATGATACAAAAAGAAATTAGAAGAAGCGGGTTAAGGAGAGGTATTTCTGCACAACATTTTCGCAATACCTATATTTTGGAGGCAATAAGAAAGGGTAGCTCTATCACTGAAATACAAGAAAAACTTGGTCTAAAAACAGATCTATCATTAAAAAAGTACTTTCATTATGCTAAATAA
- the hfq gene encoding RNA chaperone Hfq, which yields MKQQSVNIQDVFLNQLRKESIPVTVFLLNGFQLRGLIKGFDNFTVILETEGKQQLVYKHAISTFSPQKNVPLNPEA from the coding sequence ATGAAGCAACAATCGGTAAACATTCAAGATGTATTTTTAAATCAACTAAGAAAAGAAAGTATTCCAGTTACCGTATTTCTTTTAAATGGATTTCAATTAAGAGGCCTTATTAAAGGGTTTGATAACTTTACAGTAATTTTAGAAACTGAAGGAAAACAACAATTAGTTTATAAACATGCGATCTCAACATTCTCGCCACAAAAGAACGTACCGTTAAATCCTGAAGCTTAA
- the miaA gene encoding tRNA (adenosine(37)-N6)-dimethylallyltransferase MiaA yields MKEKLVVIVGPTAVGKTKLGIELAKRLHGEVISGDSMQIYKEMNIGTAKVTPEEMENVVHHLIDIKEPTDPFSVAEFQSLVKPLISKINAEGKLPLIVGGTGLYISSVLYDYNFPDVPSDLDYRQEMESFVDKFGVEKLHEKLKNIDPISYDTIHPNNYRRVIRALEVYHVTNKTIHDFQNEQSNESQYEVVVIGLTMERGLLYDRINTRVDWMIDEGLFSEAQSLYDRGVKNCQSVQAIGYKEIYEYIEGRVTKEVAIENLKQNSRRYAKRQLTWFRNKMDIQWYEMTESNFPEKFQEILKLIEESL; encoded by the coding sequence ATGAAGGAAAAACTCGTTGTTATCGTAGGACCTACAGCTGTAGGAAAAACAAAATTAGGGATTGAATTAGCCAAGAGATTACATGGTGAAGTTATTAGTGGCGATTCAATGCAAATCTACAAAGAAATGAACATTGGTACTGCAAAGGTTACGCCAGAAGAAATGGAAAATGTTGTTCATCATCTAATTGATATTAAAGAACCGACAGACCCTTTTTCAGTTGCTGAATTTCAAAGTCTAGTCAAACCGTTAATCTCAAAGATAAATGCTGAAGGGAAACTTCCACTGATTGTTGGTGGAACTGGTCTATACATAAGTTCAGTTCTTTATGATTATAATTTTCCTGATGTACCTAGTGATCTTGATTACCGTCAGGAAATGGAAAGCTTTGTTGATAAGTTTGGTGTAGAAAAACTACACGAGAAATTAAAAAATATTGATCCAATTAGCTATGATACCATTCATCCAAATAACTACCGAAGAGTAATTAGGGCTCTTGAAGTATACCATGTCACAAATAAAACCATACATGACTTTCAAAATGAGCAGTCAAACGAAAGTCAGTATGAAGTTGTTGTAATTGGTTTAACTATGGAGCGAGGCCTGCTATACGATCGTATTAACACTAGAGTTGATTGGATGATTGATGAAGGCTTGTTTTCAGAGGCTCAATCTTTATATGATCGTGGGGTAAAGAATTGTCAGTCAGTACAAGCTATTGGGTATAAAGAAATTTACGAATACATAGAAGGTCGAGTAACCAAAGAAGTAGCAATCGAGAATTTAAAACAAAATTCTAGAAGATATGCGAAACGACAATTGACATGGTTCCGTAATAAGATGGACATCCAATGGTATGAGATGACCGAGTCAAACTTTCCAGAAAAGTTTCAAGAAATTCTCAAATTAATAGAGGAAAGCTTATAA